From a single Pararge aegeria chromosome 16, ilParAegt1.1, whole genome shotgun sequence genomic region:
- the LOC120630399 gene encoding 60S ribosomal protein L18: MGVDINHKHDRKVRRTEVKSKDVYLRLLVKLYRYLARRTNAKFNQIILRRLFMSRINRAPLSLSRLSRHMSKPTREDLIAVVVGTVTNDVRLYKVPKITVAALHVTEKARARILAAGGEILTFDQLALRAPTGRKTVLVQGRRNAREAVRHFGPAPGAPRSHTKPYVRSKGHERSRPSRRSNV; this comes from the exons ATG ggtGTCGACATCAACCATAAACACGACAGGAAAGTTCGGCGCACCGAAGTCAAATCCAAGGATGTATACTTGAGGTTACTGGTTAAA TTATACAGATACTTGGCTCGACGTACAAATGCCAAGTTCAACCAGATCATCCTCAGACGGTTATTCATGAGCCGTATTAACCGTGCGCCGCTCTCTCTGTCCCGGCTGTCGCGCCACATGAGCAAGCCCACTCGCGAAGACCTTATCGCGGTTGTTGTTGGCACAGTCACCAATGATGTGAGGCTATACAAAGTACCCAAAATCACGGTGGCTGCCCTGCACGTCACTGAGAAGGCGCGCGCACGTATCTTGGCTGCTGGAG GGGAAATCTTAACATTTGACCAGCTTGCACTCCGTGCCCCCACTGGCCGCAAGACTGTCCTGGTCCAAGGACGCAGGAACGCCCGTGAAGCAGTACGTCACTTCGGCCCTGCACCTGGAGCACCCCGTTCACACACTAAACCTTATGTGCGATCAAAGGGACACGAGCGTTCTCGACCAAGCCGTCGCTCTAATGTgtaa
- the LOC120630668 gene encoding folliculin isoform X1: protein MNAIIGMCHFCEAHGPRPLFCTFSTDDETHTTEASKHTVQCSGCTSIGPDTVFVSREDNGVIFCSRESVPNNDVTAFLRQAALRSITCEMSWNKEGGVVYFSDTHGHVLSLMFQVKDTRARGLKRLFSIVVLMKDKMLLLNITPVLSEHMQKIAKELQQQAIAVYENEQSICSQRALRLKTGRNDFGQSRSLVQLTGDEDIFKKLHSHFTWMLRTGAVTYSETLYTSQDLLRKLTPTSHTIFEENSCPSPQDHSMSLRELANLLGKAVFRILLYCTLTGIDIVIKTQHTEPSSIINSLSSLMPSGDNHNISHIKAESCVQVLPSQDVCILEETENSNFDCKWTHSIPVKCPTLMKKIENAMENTKFNDAVLHQHIKSLQLEWLGITRTLKAALLTGKPDAVKNLEQVLGVTKQDELLVNYWSNTFCN from the exons ATGAATGCTATTATCGGTATGTGTCATTTTTGTGAGGCTCACGGACCCCGACCGCTATTCTGCACGTTCTCAACAGACGACGAAACCCACACAACAGAGGCTTCCAAGCACACAGTCCAGTGCAGTGGGTGCACCTCAATCGGACCAGACACAGTTTTTGTGTCTCGAGAGGACAATGGCGTTATATTTTGCAGCCGAGAGTCTGTTCCCAATAATGACGTTACTGCGTTCTTGAGGCAAGCAGCTCTGCGAAGTATTACTTGTGAG ATGAGTTGGAACAAAGAAGGTGGTGTGGTTTACTTCAGTGATACACACGGACATGTCCTCAGTCTCATGTTCCAGGTGAAAGATACAAGAGCGAGAGGGTTAAAAAGACTGTTCTCTATAGTGGTACTGATGAAGGATAAAATGCTGTTACTCAACATAACACCGGTGCTTTCTGAACATATGCAG AAAATAGCAAAAGAACTCCAACAGCAAGCCATTGCGGTATATGAGAATGAGCAAAGCATATGCTCCCAGAGGGCTTTGAGGTTGAAAACAGGAAGGAATGACTTCGGTCAGTCAAGGTCCTTAGTACAGTTAACAG GTGACGAGGATATTTTCAAAAAGCTGCACTCACACTTTACATGGATGCTAAGAACTGGTGCTGTGACATATTCGGAAACTCTTTATACCAGTCAGGATTTGCTCAGAAAGTTGACTCCTACAAGTCATACAATCTTCGAGGAAAACTCATGTCCATCACCACAGGATCACAGTATGTCCTTAAGAGAGCTGGCAAATTTATTGGGCAAAGCTGTGTTCAGGATATTATTGTATTGCACTTTGACCGGAATAGAT ATAGTGATAAAAACGCAACACACAGAGCCGTCCTCAATTATCAACAGTCTTTCGAGTTTAATGCCAAGTGGAGATAATCATAATATAAGTCATATCAAAGCTGAGAGTTGTGTGCAGGTTTTGCCATCTCAAGACGTCTGCATTTTAGAGGAAACGGAAAATAGCAATTTTGACTGCAAATGGACTCACAGTATACCTGTAAAAT GTCCTACACTTATGAAGAAAATTGAGAATGCCAtggaaaatacaaaatttaatgatgcTGTTCTGCATCAACATATCAAATCATTGCAACTTGAGTGGTTAGG CATCACAAGAACTTTAAAAGCAGCATTGTTAACAGGAAAACCAGATGCTGTCAAGAATTTGGAGCAAGTGTTGGGTGTTACAAAGCAAGATGAATTACTGGTGAATTATTGGTCCAATACCTTTTGTAATTGA
- the LOC120630668 gene encoding folliculin isoform X2 — translation MNAIIGMCHFCEAHGPRPLFCTFSTDDETHTTEASKHTVQCSGCTSIGPDTVFVSREDNGVIFCSRESVPNNDVTAFLRQAALRSITCEMSWNKEGGVVYFSDTHGHVLSLMFQVKDTRARGLKRLFSIVVLMKDKMLLLNITPVLSEHMQKIAKELQQQAIAVYENEQSICSQRALRLKTGRNDFGQSRSLVQLTGDEDIFKKLHSHFTWMLRTGAVTYSETLYTSQDLLRKLTPTSHTIFEENSCPSPQDHSMSLRELANLLGKAVFRILLYCTLTGIDIVIKTQHTEPSSIINSLSSLMPSGDNHNISHIKAESCVQVLPSQDVCILEETENSNFDCKWTHSIPVKCPTLMKKIENAMENTKFNDAVLHQHIKSLQLEWLGKTRCCQEFGASVGCYKAR, via the exons ATGAATGCTATTATCGGTATGTGTCATTTTTGTGAGGCTCACGGACCCCGACCGCTATTCTGCACGTTCTCAACAGACGACGAAACCCACACAACAGAGGCTTCCAAGCACACAGTCCAGTGCAGTGGGTGCACCTCAATCGGACCAGACACAGTTTTTGTGTCTCGAGAGGACAATGGCGTTATATTTTGCAGCCGAGAGTCTGTTCCCAATAATGACGTTACTGCGTTCTTGAGGCAAGCAGCTCTGCGAAGTATTACTTGTGAG ATGAGTTGGAACAAAGAAGGTGGTGTGGTTTACTTCAGTGATACACACGGACATGTCCTCAGTCTCATGTTCCAGGTGAAAGATACAAGAGCGAGAGGGTTAAAAAGACTGTTCTCTATAGTGGTACTGATGAAGGATAAAATGCTGTTACTCAACATAACACCGGTGCTTTCTGAACATATGCAG AAAATAGCAAAAGAACTCCAACAGCAAGCCATTGCGGTATATGAGAATGAGCAAAGCATATGCTCCCAGAGGGCTTTGAGGTTGAAAACAGGAAGGAATGACTTCGGTCAGTCAAGGTCCTTAGTACAGTTAACAG GTGACGAGGATATTTTCAAAAAGCTGCACTCACACTTTACATGGATGCTAAGAACTGGTGCTGTGACATATTCGGAAACTCTTTATACCAGTCAGGATTTGCTCAGAAAGTTGACTCCTACAAGTCATACAATCTTCGAGGAAAACTCATGTCCATCACCACAGGATCACAGTATGTCCTTAAGAGAGCTGGCAAATTTATTGGGCAAAGCTGTGTTCAGGATATTATTGTATTGCACTTTGACCGGAATAGAT ATAGTGATAAAAACGCAACACACAGAGCCGTCCTCAATTATCAACAGTCTTTCGAGTTTAATGCCAAGTGGAGATAATCATAATATAAGTCATATCAAAGCTGAGAGTTGTGTGCAGGTTTTGCCATCTCAAGACGTCTGCATTTTAGAGGAAACGGAAAATAGCAATTTTGACTGCAAATGGACTCACAGTATACCTGTAAAAT GTCCTACACTTATGAAGAAAATTGAGAATGCCAtggaaaatacaaaatttaatgatgcTGTTCTGCATCAACATATCAAATCATTGCAACTTGAGTGGTTAGG GAAAACCAGATGCTGTCAAGAATTTGGAGCAAGTGTTGGGTGTTACAAAGCAAGATGA
- the LOC120630610 gene encoding cytochrome c1, heme protein, mitochondrial — MAAAVGRICGARLLKNYGIVAPQVCQLSTSAKGWTRNRKLWLSTLGVVGGGVGALLFALEQSVQASGSEAHPYHQPWSHDGWFKSLDHASVRRGYEVYKQVCKACHSLQYIAFRNLVNVTHTEEQAKAEAAEVMVKDGPDEEGNYFERPGKLSDYLPSPYPNENAARAANNGAYPPDLSLIVAGRKGGEDYIFALLTGYVEAPAGVVLREGQNYNPYFPGGAISMAQVLFDEAAEYSDGTPATASQLAKDVATFLRWCSEPELDDRRLMTIKAIGMFSMLAAVVYYYKRHKWSSIKSRKLAYKPVSKK, encoded by the exons ATGGCGGCCGCCGTAGGCAGGATTTGTGGGGCACGACTTTTGAAAAATTATGGGATAGTTGCACCCCAG GTCTGTCAGCTGTCCACTAGTGCTAAAGGATGGACGAGGAATAGAAAATTG TGGTTATCCACATTAGGTGTAGTTGGAGGAGGTGTGGGGGCACTGCTGTTTGCCCTTGAACAGTCTGTGCAGGCCTCTGGGTCTGAAGCACATCCCTACCACCAACCTTGGAGCCATGATGGGTGGTTCAAGTCGCTTGATCATGCTAG TGTACGACGAGGCTATGAAGTGTACAAGCAAGTGTGCAAGGCATGCCACTCATTGCAGTACATTGCTTTCCGCAACTTGGTCAACGTGACCCATACTGAGGAACAGGCCAAGGCTGAGGCAGCTGAG GTCATGGTGAAGGATGGTCCAGATGAAGAGGGCAACTACTTCGAGAGGCCTGGCAAGCTCTCCGACTACTTGCCATCTCCATATCCTAATGAAAATGCTGCCCGAGCTGCGAACAatg GTGCCTACCCACCGGACCTGTCTCTCATCGTGGCGGGACGCAAGGGCGGCGAGGACTACATCTTCGCACTGCTGACGGGCTACGTGGAAGCGCCCGCCGGTGTTGTGCTCCGAGAGGGACAGAACTACAACCCCTACTTCCCCGGCGGTGCTATCTCTATGGCCCAAGTGCTGTTCGACGAG GCTGCTGAATACAGCGATGGAACACCAGCTACAGCGTCTCAACTGGCCAAAGACGTGGCCACCTTCCTCAGGTGGTGCTCCGAGCCTGAGCTCGACGACCGCAGGCTCATGACCATCAAAGCCATCGGCATGTTCTCGATGCTGGCCGCCGTCGTCTACTACTACAAACGGCACAAGTGGTCCTCTATCAAGTCCAGAAAGCTAGCCTACAAACCTGTATCTAAGAAATAA
- the LOC120630554 gene encoding protein arginine N-methyltransferase 7 encodes MRTFNQIIRSSLVHKRLKSTAVTSKMHVFTQKRNPITGSTEWDVQHEDYDYHQEIARSAFADMLHDTERNKKYQRALQLAIEKMHDAGKKANVLDIGTGTGLLSIMAARCGADTITACEAFKPMAECCLKILKMNGVADKITVIPKRSTDLTVGEGGDMNEKANILVTEVFDTELIGEGALSTFYHAHQYLLEEDCIVVPDSAVIYAQVVECPTLQKWNKLNDLADEDLEVILRTPQKIKDCAGSAAVHDLQLSQLPRIAFKELSDQIPVFYYDWSGRSPVDRRRTVKQQFTVSNTGRAQIVFMWWELNMDMEGKICLSCAPWWTHPDADLSSDRPQDKIPWRDHWMQGVYYLPQEMTVQKDSEVSLVSCQDEYSLWFYLEDEKTKYRHYSRPICECGVHMAISRTHVSYLNDGKRSKRFLAQIKEDLVKDATVLDFNGSSFLGMAAAKMGAKTVYILENMKLNINILNDYIKENALENVIVLSELTDEVLEKVTNVVCDPNFSSAILPWENLKVAYLLHKYKSKLKDSVTIVPESCEFWAMPVEFKDLHKIRIPLGTCEGIDMTMFDSLVESSRLISDAEIEAQPLWEYPCKCRGEPRKLVELQMKDLKVTYASDGVHPIVDSESQASNPVNGFVIWAVWMVGGKSISAGPVEWPNVGERVSWDMHTRQAVKILKKTKIVSNSDKWNYQVACDLENGHFSLNIDWASEES; translated from the exons ATGCGCACGTTTAATCAAATAATTCGTAGTTCTTTAGTACATAAAAG attGAAAAGTACTGCTGTTACATCCAAAATGCACGTATTCACTCAGAAGAGAAATCCGATTACGGGTAGTACAGAATGGGACGTTCAGCACGAAGATTACGACTATCATCAGGAAATAGCTCGGTCTGCCTTTGCAGATATGTTGCACGATACAGAGcggaataaaaagtaccaaAGGGCTCTACAACTGGCTATAGAAAAGATGCATGACGCTGGAAAGAAGGCTAATGTTTTGGATATAG GAACTGGCACTGGTTTACTATCAATTATGGCAGCAAGATGCGGCGCAGATACCATCACAGCCTGTGAAGCTTTTAAACCTATGGCAGAATGCTGTTTGAAGATCCTCAAGATGAATGGTGTTGCAGATAAAATCACTGTCATACCAAAAAGGTCTACCGATTTGACAGTAGGAGAGGGTGGGGATATGAATGAGAAGGCTAATATATTAGTGACTGAAGTGTTTGACACTGAATTGATTGGTGAAG gggctctatctacattttacCACGCTCACCAGTACCTTTTGGAAGAGGACTGCATTGTGGTCCCAGACTCTGCTGTGATATACGCACAAGTGGTTGAGTGTCCCACACTGCAGAAGTGGAACAAACTCAACGATCTTGCTGATGAAGACTTGGAAGTTATTCTGAGAACTCCCCaaaag ATCAAGGATTGCGCTGGATCGGCCGCAGTACACGACCTCCAGCTATCGCAGCTACCCCGCATTGCTTTCAAGGAACTCTCGGACCAGATACCAGTGTTCTATTACGATTGGTCCGGCCGCTCGCCTGTGGACAGGCGGAGAACTGTCAAACAGCAGTTCACAGTGTCAAATACAGGCCGTGCGCAGATTGTGTTCATGTGGTGGGAGCTGAATATGGATATGGAAG gtAAGATATGCCTAAGTTGCGCCCCCTGGTGGACACATCCCGATGCTGACTTATCATCAGATAGACCCCAAGACAAGATTCCCTGGCGAGATCATTGGATGCAAGGCGTCTACTACCTTCCACAAGAGATGACAGTACAAAAAGATTCCGAAGTCTCATTAGTGTCCTGTCAAGATGAATATTCTCTATGGTTCTATTTAGAAGACGAGAAAACAAAGTATAGACATTACAGCAGACCCATTTGTGAGTGTGGTGTACACATGGCCATATCAAGGACCCATGTATCGTACTTAAACGATGGAAAAAGGAGTAAAAGATTCCTTGCACAGATAAAAGAAGATCTGGTTAAAGATGCGACAGTTTTAGATTTCAACGGCAGTAGTTTCCTCGGAATGGCAGCTGCGAAAATGGGAGCTAAAACAGTTTATATACTCGAAAATATGAAACTAAATATCAACATTTTGAATGATTACATCAAAGAGAATGCTTTGGAAAACGTGATTGTATTATCAGAGTTGACAGATGAAGTTCTGGAAAAAGTGACGAATGTTGTATGCGATCCTAACTTCAGTAGTGCGATATTGCCTTGGGAGAATTTGAAAGTCGCGTATTTGTTACACAAATATAAGAGTAAATTAAAGGATTCAGTGACAATTGTACCGGAAAGTTGCGAGTTCTGGGCTATGCCTGTCGAATTTAAGGATCTACACAAAATAAGGATACCTTTGGGGACTTGTGAAGGCATTGATATGACTATGTTTGACAGCCTAGTTGAG AGTTCTCGATTGATAAGCGACGCAGAAATAGAAGCGCAGCCTTTATGGGAGTACCCGTGCAAGTGTCGCGGCGAACCTAGGAAACTGGTAGAATTACAAATGAAAGACTTGAAAGTTACATACGCTAGCGATGGCGTCCATCCGATAGT tgATTCGGAATCACAGGCTTCCAACCCAGTAAACGGATTCGTTATATGGGCCGTTTGGATGGTGGGCGGTAAATCAATCAGTGCTGGACCAGTGGAATGGCCCAACGTTGGAGAAAGAGTTTCTTGGGACATGCACACGAGGCAGGCAGTTAAAATACTT AAAAAAACCAAAATCGTCAGTAATTCCGACAAATGGAACTATCAAGTGGCTTGCGATTTAGAAAATGGTCACTTTAGCCTAAACATAGATTGGGCTAGCGAAGAATCATAA